The Engystomops pustulosus chromosome 4, aEngPut4.maternal, whole genome shotgun sequence genome contains a region encoding:
- the GFPT1 gene encoding glutamine--fructose-6-phosphate aminotransferase [isomerizing] 1 isoform X3: MCGIFAYLNYHVPRTRREILERLIKGLQRLEYRGYDSAGVGIDGGNEKTWENNANKIELIKKKGKVKALDEEINKQENLDLDLEFEIHLGIAHTRWATHGEPSPTNSHPQRSDKNNEFIVIHNGIITNYKDLKKFLESKGYEFESETDTETIAKLAKYMYDNRENDGISFATLVERVIQQLEGAFALVFKSVHYPGQAVGTRRGSPLLMGVRSEHKLSTDHIPVLYRSGLEKKGSCSLTRVDSTTCLFPVDEKAVEYYFASDASAVIEHTNRVIFLEDDDVAAVVDGRLSIHRIKRSAGDHPARAIQTLQMELQQIMKGNFSSFMQKEIFEQPESVVNTMRGRVNFDDLTVNLGGLKDHLKEIQRCRRLILIACGTSYHAGVATRQILEELTELPVMVELASDFLDRNTPVFRDDVCFFISQSGETADTLLALRYCKERGALTVGITNTVGSSISRETDCGVHINAGPEIGVASTKAYTSQFVALVMFALLVCDDRISMQERRKQIINGLKVLPDNIKEVLSLDDEIQKLAEELYQQKSVLIMGRGYHYATCLEGALKIKEITYMHSEGILAGELKHGPLALVDKLMPVIMIIMRDHAYTKCQNALQQVVARSGRPVVICDKEDTETINTIKRTIKVPHTVDCLQGILSVIPLQLLAFHLAVLRGYDVDCPRNLAKSVTVE; this comes from the exons GAATATTTGCATACCTCAACTACCACGTGCCTCGCACCAGGCGTGAAATTCTTGAGAGACTGATCAAAGGTCTGCAGAGATTAGAGTACAGAGGATATGATTCTGCAG GTGTCGGAATCGATGGAGGGAATGAAAAGACCTGGGAGAACAACGCTAACAAGATCGAACTCATCAAGAAGAAGGGGAAAGTCAAAGCCTTGGATGAAGAGATTAACA AACAAGAAAACCTTGATCTAGATCTCGAATTTGAGATCCACTTGGGAATCGCACACACCCGTTGGGCCACGCACGGAGAGCCCAGTCCTACAAACAGCCACCCACAGCGCTCTGATAAAAACAACG AGTTCATCGTAATCCACAATGGAATCATCACCAACTACAAGGACCTGAAGAAGTTCTTG GAAAGTAAAGGCTACGAGTTTGAATCCGAGACTGACACAGAAACCATCGCCAAACTTGCCAAGTACATGTATGACAATCGAGAGAATGACGGCATCAGCTTTGCCACCCTTGTGGAGCGGGTCATCCAGCAGCTG GAAGGTGCCTTTGCTCTAGTATTCAAGAGTGTGCACTACCCCGGCCAGGCTGTAGGGACCAG gaggggcagcCCGCTATTGATGGGTGTACGGAGCGAGCACAAGCTATCCACTGACCACATCCCAGTCCTGTACCGATCAG GCCTGGAAAAGAAAGGAAGCTGCTCGCTGACCAGAGTGGACAGCACAACCTGCCTGTTCCCTGTGGATGAGAAAGCTGTGGAATATTACTTCGCCTCTGATGCCAG CGCTGTCATTGAGCACACCAACCGAGTGATCTTCCTTGAAGATGATGATGTGGCGGCTGTTGTGGACGGACGTCTCTCCATCCACCGCATCAAGAGAAGTGCTGGAGATCACCCGGCGCGTGCCATCCAGACCCTACAGATGGAGCTGCAGCAGATCATGAAGG GAAACTTCAGCTCCTTCATGCAGAAAGAAATCTTTGAGCAGCCGGAGTCGGTCGTCAATACCATGCGAGGACGAGTGAACTTCGATGACCTAACAG TAAATTTGGGAGGTTTGAAGGATCACCTTAAGGAAATCCAGAGATGCCGACGACTGATCCTCATTGCTTGTGGGACCAGTTACCACGCTGGAGTAGCT ACCCGCCAGATATTAGAAGAACTTACAGAACTGCCAGTCATGGTGGAGCTGGCCAGTGACTTCTTGGACAGAAACACCCCAGTCTTCAGAGATGACGTCTGCTTTTTCATCAGCCAGTCTG GAGAGACGGCGGACACCCTGCTCGCCCTGCGTTACTGTAAGGAACGAGGAGCCCTGACTGTAGGGATTACAAACACTGTCGGCAGTTCCATATCCCGAGAGACGGATTGTGGGGTTCATATTAATGCCGGACCTGAGATTGGTGTGGCCAGCACAAAG gcCTACACTAGCCAGTTTGTGGCCCTTGTCATGTTTGCACTCCTGGTTTGTGATGACCGTATATCTATGCAGGAGAGACGGAAGCAGATCATTAATGGTCTGAAGGTTTTACCAG ATAACATTAAAGAAGTTTTGAGCCTTGATGATGAGATTCAGAAGTTGGCAGAAGAGCTGTACCAGCAGAAATCTGTCCTCATTATGGGTCGTGGATATCACTATGCAACCTGCTTGGAAGGAGCCCTG aaaaTTAAGGAAATCACATACATGCATTCAGAAGGGATCTTGGCTGGAGAACTGAAGCACGGACCCCTGGCTCTGGTAGACAAGCTCATGCCAGTAATAATGATCATCATGAGAGATCACGCCTACACCAAGTGCCAAAACGCACTGCAGCAAGTGGTGGCAAGATCG GGTCGACCAGTAGTAATCTGTGACAAGGAGGATACAGAAACCATCAACACAATCAAACGTACAATTAAGGTGCCTCACACGGTGGACTGTCTTCAAGGGATCCTCAGCGTCATCCCCTTGCAGCTGCTTGCCTTCCATCTTGCTGTGCTCAGAGGATATGAt GTGGATTGTCCTAGAAACTTGGCCAAGTCCGTAACCGTTGAATAA
- the GFPT1 gene encoding glutamine--fructose-6-phosphate aminotransferase [isomerizing] 1 isoform X1, with the protein MCGIFAYLNYHVPRTRREILERLIKGLQRLEYRGYDSAGVGIDGGNEKTWENNANKIELIKKKGKVKALDEEINKQENLDLDLEFEIHLGIAHTRWATHGEPSPTNSHPQRSDKNNEFIVIHNGIITNYKDLKKFLESKGYEFESETDTETIAKLAKYMYDNRENDGISFATLVERVIQQLEGAFALVFKSVHYPGQAVGTRRGSPLLMGVRSEHKLSTDHIPVLYRSVSQGSDYLLEKRPSLVDEGLEKKGSCSLTRVDSTTCLFPVDEKAVEYYFASDASAVIEHTNRVIFLEDDDVAAVVDGRLSIHRIKRSAGDHPARAIQTLQMELQQIMKGNFSSFMQKEIFEQPESVVNTMRGRVNFDDLTVNLGGLKDHLKEIQRCRRLILIACGTSYHAGVATRQILEELTELPVMVELASDFLDRNTPVFRDDVCFFISQSGETADTLLALRYCKERGALTVGITNTVGSSISRETDCGVHINAGPEIGVASTKAYTSQFVALVMFALLVCDDRISMQERRKQIINGLKVLPDNIKEVLSLDDEIQKLAEELYQQKSVLIMGRGYHYATCLEGALKIKEITYMHSEGILAGELKHGPLALVDKLMPVIMIIMRDHAYTKCQNALQQVVARSGRPVVICDKEDTETINTIKRTIKVPHTVDCLQGILSVIPLQLLAFHLAVLRGYDVDCPRNLAKSVTVE; encoded by the exons GAATATTTGCATACCTCAACTACCACGTGCCTCGCACCAGGCGTGAAATTCTTGAGAGACTGATCAAAGGTCTGCAGAGATTAGAGTACAGAGGATATGATTCTGCAG GTGTCGGAATCGATGGAGGGAATGAAAAGACCTGGGAGAACAACGCTAACAAGATCGAACTCATCAAGAAGAAGGGGAAAGTCAAAGCCTTGGATGAAGAGATTAACA AACAAGAAAACCTTGATCTAGATCTCGAATTTGAGATCCACTTGGGAATCGCACACACCCGTTGGGCCACGCACGGAGAGCCCAGTCCTACAAACAGCCACCCACAGCGCTCTGATAAAAACAACG AGTTCATCGTAATCCACAATGGAATCATCACCAACTACAAGGACCTGAAGAAGTTCTTG GAAAGTAAAGGCTACGAGTTTGAATCCGAGACTGACACAGAAACCATCGCCAAACTTGCCAAGTACATGTATGACAATCGAGAGAATGACGGCATCAGCTTTGCCACCCTTGTGGAGCGGGTCATCCAGCAGCTG GAAGGTGCCTTTGCTCTAGTATTCAAGAGTGTGCACTACCCCGGCCAGGCTGTAGGGACCAG gaggggcagcCCGCTATTGATGGGTGTACGGAGCGAGCACAAGCTATCCACTGACCACATCCCAGTCCTGTACCGATCAG TGTCACAAGGCAGCGATTACCTTCTAGAGAAAAGGCCCAGTTTAGTGGATGAAG GCCTGGAAAAGAAAGGAAGCTGCTCGCTGACCAGAGTGGACAGCACAACCTGCCTGTTCCCTGTGGATGAGAAAGCTGTGGAATATTACTTCGCCTCTGATGCCAG CGCTGTCATTGAGCACACCAACCGAGTGATCTTCCTTGAAGATGATGATGTGGCGGCTGTTGTGGACGGACGTCTCTCCATCCACCGCATCAAGAGAAGTGCTGGAGATCACCCGGCGCGTGCCATCCAGACCCTACAGATGGAGCTGCAGCAGATCATGAAGG GAAACTTCAGCTCCTTCATGCAGAAAGAAATCTTTGAGCAGCCGGAGTCGGTCGTCAATACCATGCGAGGACGAGTGAACTTCGATGACCTAACAG TAAATTTGGGAGGTTTGAAGGATCACCTTAAGGAAATCCAGAGATGCCGACGACTGATCCTCATTGCTTGTGGGACCAGTTACCACGCTGGAGTAGCT ACCCGCCAGATATTAGAAGAACTTACAGAACTGCCAGTCATGGTGGAGCTGGCCAGTGACTTCTTGGACAGAAACACCCCAGTCTTCAGAGATGACGTCTGCTTTTTCATCAGCCAGTCTG GAGAGACGGCGGACACCCTGCTCGCCCTGCGTTACTGTAAGGAACGAGGAGCCCTGACTGTAGGGATTACAAACACTGTCGGCAGTTCCATATCCCGAGAGACGGATTGTGGGGTTCATATTAATGCCGGACCTGAGATTGGTGTGGCCAGCACAAAG gcCTACACTAGCCAGTTTGTGGCCCTTGTCATGTTTGCACTCCTGGTTTGTGATGACCGTATATCTATGCAGGAGAGACGGAAGCAGATCATTAATGGTCTGAAGGTTTTACCAG ATAACATTAAAGAAGTTTTGAGCCTTGATGATGAGATTCAGAAGTTGGCAGAAGAGCTGTACCAGCAGAAATCTGTCCTCATTATGGGTCGTGGATATCACTATGCAACCTGCTTGGAAGGAGCCCTG aaaaTTAAGGAAATCACATACATGCATTCAGAAGGGATCTTGGCTGGAGAACTGAAGCACGGACCCCTGGCTCTGGTAGACAAGCTCATGCCAGTAATAATGATCATCATGAGAGATCACGCCTACACCAAGTGCCAAAACGCACTGCAGCAAGTGGTGGCAAGATCG GGTCGACCAGTAGTAATCTGTGACAAGGAGGATACAGAAACCATCAACACAATCAAACGTACAATTAAGGTGCCTCACACGGTGGACTGTCTTCAAGGGATCCTCAGCGTCATCCCCTTGCAGCTGCTTGCCTTCCATCTTGCTGTGCTCAGAGGATATGAt GTGGATTGTCCTAGAAACTTGGCCAAGTCCGTAACCGTTGAATAA
- the GFPT1 gene encoding glutamine--fructose-6-phosphate aminotransferase [isomerizing] 1 isoform X2 yields the protein MPGIFAYLNYHVPRTRREILERLIKGLQRLEYRGYDSAGVGIDGGNEKTWENNANKIELIKKKGKVKALDEEINKQENLDLDLEFEIHLGIAHTRWATHGEPSPTNSHPQRSDKNNEFIVIHNGIITNYKDLKKFLESKGYEFESETDTETIAKLAKYMYDNRENDGISFATLVERVIQQLEGAFALVFKSVHYPGQAVGTRRGSPLLMGVRSEHKLSTDHIPVLYRSVSQGSDYLLEKRPSLVDEGLEKKGSCSLTRVDSTTCLFPVDEKAVEYYFASDASAVIEHTNRVIFLEDDDVAAVVDGRLSIHRIKRSAGDHPARAIQTLQMELQQIMKGNFSSFMQKEIFEQPESVVNTMRGRVNFDDLTVNLGGLKDHLKEIQRCRRLILIACGTSYHAGVATRQILEELTELPVMVELASDFLDRNTPVFRDDVCFFISQSGETADTLLALRYCKERGALTVGITNTVGSSISRETDCGVHINAGPEIGVASTKAYTSQFVALVMFALLVCDDRISMQERRKQIINGLKVLPDNIKEVLSLDDEIQKLAEELYQQKSVLIMGRGYHYATCLEGALKIKEITYMHSEGILAGELKHGPLALVDKLMPVIMIIMRDHAYTKCQNALQQVVARSGRPVVICDKEDTETINTIKRTIKVPHTVDCLQGILSVIPLQLLAFHLAVLRGYDVDCPRNLAKSVTVE from the exons GAATATTTGCATACCTCAACTACCACGTGCCTCGCACCAGGCGTGAAATTCTTGAGAGACTGATCAAAGGTCTGCAGAGATTAGAGTACAGAGGATATGATTCTGCAG GTGTCGGAATCGATGGAGGGAATGAAAAGACCTGGGAGAACAACGCTAACAAGATCGAACTCATCAAGAAGAAGGGGAAAGTCAAAGCCTTGGATGAAGAGATTAACA AACAAGAAAACCTTGATCTAGATCTCGAATTTGAGATCCACTTGGGAATCGCACACACCCGTTGGGCCACGCACGGAGAGCCCAGTCCTACAAACAGCCACCCACAGCGCTCTGATAAAAACAACG AGTTCATCGTAATCCACAATGGAATCATCACCAACTACAAGGACCTGAAGAAGTTCTTG GAAAGTAAAGGCTACGAGTTTGAATCCGAGACTGACACAGAAACCATCGCCAAACTTGCCAAGTACATGTATGACAATCGAGAGAATGACGGCATCAGCTTTGCCACCCTTGTGGAGCGGGTCATCCAGCAGCTG GAAGGTGCCTTTGCTCTAGTATTCAAGAGTGTGCACTACCCCGGCCAGGCTGTAGGGACCAG gaggggcagcCCGCTATTGATGGGTGTACGGAGCGAGCACAAGCTATCCACTGACCACATCCCAGTCCTGTACCGATCAG TGTCACAAGGCAGCGATTACCTTCTAGAGAAAAGGCCCAGTTTAGTGGATGAAG GCCTGGAAAAGAAAGGAAGCTGCTCGCTGACCAGAGTGGACAGCACAACCTGCCTGTTCCCTGTGGATGAGAAAGCTGTGGAATATTACTTCGCCTCTGATGCCAG CGCTGTCATTGAGCACACCAACCGAGTGATCTTCCTTGAAGATGATGATGTGGCGGCTGTTGTGGACGGACGTCTCTCCATCCACCGCATCAAGAGAAGTGCTGGAGATCACCCGGCGCGTGCCATCCAGACCCTACAGATGGAGCTGCAGCAGATCATGAAGG GAAACTTCAGCTCCTTCATGCAGAAAGAAATCTTTGAGCAGCCGGAGTCGGTCGTCAATACCATGCGAGGACGAGTGAACTTCGATGACCTAACAG TAAATTTGGGAGGTTTGAAGGATCACCTTAAGGAAATCCAGAGATGCCGACGACTGATCCTCATTGCTTGTGGGACCAGTTACCACGCTGGAGTAGCT ACCCGCCAGATATTAGAAGAACTTACAGAACTGCCAGTCATGGTGGAGCTGGCCAGTGACTTCTTGGACAGAAACACCCCAGTCTTCAGAGATGACGTCTGCTTTTTCATCAGCCAGTCTG GAGAGACGGCGGACACCCTGCTCGCCCTGCGTTACTGTAAGGAACGAGGAGCCCTGACTGTAGGGATTACAAACACTGTCGGCAGTTCCATATCCCGAGAGACGGATTGTGGGGTTCATATTAATGCCGGACCTGAGATTGGTGTGGCCAGCACAAAG gcCTACACTAGCCAGTTTGTGGCCCTTGTCATGTTTGCACTCCTGGTTTGTGATGACCGTATATCTATGCAGGAGAGACGGAAGCAGATCATTAATGGTCTGAAGGTTTTACCAG ATAACATTAAAGAAGTTTTGAGCCTTGATGATGAGATTCAGAAGTTGGCAGAAGAGCTGTACCAGCAGAAATCTGTCCTCATTATGGGTCGTGGATATCACTATGCAACCTGCTTGGAAGGAGCCCTG aaaaTTAAGGAAATCACATACATGCATTCAGAAGGGATCTTGGCTGGAGAACTGAAGCACGGACCCCTGGCTCTGGTAGACAAGCTCATGCCAGTAATAATGATCATCATGAGAGATCACGCCTACACCAAGTGCCAAAACGCACTGCAGCAAGTGGTGGCAAGATCG GGTCGACCAGTAGTAATCTGTGACAAGGAGGATACAGAAACCATCAACACAATCAAACGTACAATTAAGGTGCCTCACACGGTGGACTGTCTTCAAGGGATCCTCAGCGTCATCCCCTTGCAGCTGCTTGCCTTCCATCTTGCTGTGCTCAGAGGATATGAt GTGGATTGTCCTAGAAACTTGGCCAAGTCCGTAACCGTTGAATAA